The nucleotide window ATATTGAGATTTTGCATTCGCGAATGTGAGCTGGATAAGCATAAAACATTCGATGCGTTTATTTCATATGCACACCAGGATGCAGACTTCGTCAACCATACATTGCTGCCGCAACTCGAACAGTGCGAACCACCATTTCGTGTATGCACGCACGAACGAAATTGGCTGGCTGGCGCTTATATACCTGAACAAATCATCGAATCGGTGGAACAGTCGCGTCGCACGATCATTGTGCTCTCGCAGCACTTCATCGAGTCGGATTGGGCGCGCATGGAGTTTCGCACAGCGCATCAGTGCTCGTTGAACGAGGGTCGTGTGCGCATAATAATGATTAAATATGGAGAAATCTCGAACAGTGAGTTATTGGATAGAGAACTAAAGACATATTtggatatgaatacatatttggATTGGCAGGACATCAGATTTTGGGACAAATTACACTACGCCATGCCACATAAAGCGGGTAAAGTTAGGAATTCCGATGTGCTTGATGTTAATGGTAGAATGTATGTTGTGGGACAAGTTGAGATGAATCGTTTGCGTGATGAAAGTGTTTAAATTTGTCACAGTTGGTTTGTAGTAAAGCAATTGGCTGCAAGATGGTAAGatttataacaaatacatttttatatacatatatacatgaaatacaaatatgttcCATTTAATTGCAGTTACTTAGTGAAATCTTCCGATTCTTCTGTGACGCAAAGAGTTATTCAAAATTGCGCTACTAAGAGAAAGATGGAGATAATCTTGGCCAACCTGTTTACCAGGCAGTGATCGCACAATCTCTTCAATCCCATTTTATTATATCTCAAGtaactatttaataaattttcctgtataattaattacaaaatgcACAATGATATCtgtttataatacaaaaattattttcttaaatactttAATTAGAAAGAAAGCGTAAGTTCGAGTGCAATGGGATATTTTATGAATAGTTTTCAAAGGTGCAATGAGGAATAGTGTTGTCAGGTGCTGACCAAAATTTAGGCTAAACAAGTGATGAAGGTGGAACTATTTCGATCTTATGGCATTttacatttgaagaaaaacgTATAAAGTACCAAAACTAAGCAgtaaattaagatatataacTCTAATTTGGCGCAGGAGATTACAGTAGTATGAAGTACCTGTggactaaaaattttgaaaaagtgggtgtggtccccacttttatttgctttaatgtACGTAGAAAGCTTTATGAGAGTAAAAATTTGTCGATGGGGATGGCACCGCCCATTTTTAGGTGAAACCACTTATCTTAGGACCCATTATGACATTATTCTGAGATTTTTAACTGTAAAAATGGGCGTAATCGGGctgcaaccacgcctacttcaaACGTAGCACAAGCCTGTAGCCCGGTCTTTCTTTGTTTCCTTGTCTGAAGAGACCGATtaaagcaagcattttgagacgacaaaaaggagaatgccttccgtgacgccttcaaggCTTGGAAATTGCGCAAGCAGCACTTGATCGTTTATggtttaataaagttttataaatcGACCCagttattttttactttctggATAAACCCTATACAACAGAAAAGTTTTCATTCAAATGCAGGCGCACATTcaacaagcgacctcgcttcattcataaaagcagactCCGTAACGTCACCTCGAGCATGCTTTTGCCTACAAGCTtattttcgcgacgatggcaaaagctaacaAGTAAGGGagggtgcaaccgaatattttatactgttGCAGCTTGCAAGAATCAACGCCAGGGAATacattaaggtgtaaaacgtctAACAGAGGATCGGAAGCTAAGCAGTTCTATAGATTTCTAAGCTGGTGCCCTTTCAACTCCTGGGCAACATTTGGCGTTGGAACTGCTTTTTGAGTAGGGGTAGCTATTTAGGATTTGGTAAAACCCTGGGCTGGTGACGGCGGCATTTTGGCACCAGAATATGATGAGTTGACAATGAGGGTGTCGCAACTGTCCCCGTCTCGTTAAAACCCTAgcaggcctcagagtacgtAGCAACTAGaccaacttcttcttcttacgcGGTGGCCAGGACTATCAGAGGAGCCTCTGCTAGAATTATGAAAGGCTCTATAGGCAGAAGCAAAGCAGCTCTAGAGAGAAAGCTGAAGTCAGAAATTGTGGAACGCTACGGTGATAAGCATGCCGGTCAGATATCTGAGCAGCATACTAATACACTCGAGTTGGCCAAAAAGGTGCTGAGCGTGAGGCCGATAGGGCAGGACCGGACAAGAACAAAGTTGAACCAGTGATTAAGCGGCAAAGGTCGCATGAGGAAGAAAACTCCCTTGGTATAAAACCGGAAACGGAGGCTGAGCCAACCTTTAGCGAAATCGCTAAAAGCGCTGTGTCAATAGACCTTGGCGCGTTCGATCGCAGCGGGCAGGAGTGGAAGCGACGGCTATCGGCTATTTTCAGTCTTCTTGAAGGTAATGAAAATGTGAGAGATTAGAAGTGCCGATGAAAGATTCTTATTAATACTAAACTTCGGTTTAGTGAATAGGGAGAGAACAAAGGAACCATATCAGACAGTCAAATTCTTCTGCcagtgtatttaaaaattttactcaagCTAGGTCTTACTTTCTAATATAATCGTTTCTTTCTTTAtacttttctttgtttgttataTCGACGCAACCACTTGTAGTTGCCATAATATTTGTCAAGTGGCCTACTTCTCACATTACATATTGAATATTTCGTGTGGTCGCAACGTTGCTGCgataataaaaaaggaaatatgcAACAGGACTGATTTTGACTGAGACCTATATGGTAACCCTAAGAAAACCGAAGAGGACTTAGTGGAAAAGCTTCTTCGAAAAAGGTGGAGGGCTGTGTCGAGTCCTGGCTTAGGCAAATTCTAGTTAAAAGCTTCAGCTTATTCCAAAGACGCAAATAGGAAGTGGGCTCTATGGAGTGAAGATACAGATCATATGTTCCTTAATGTCTCCGAGCACTACGACCTCTGCGGGGATATCTCTGTACTGTAGGAACGACACTTGAGATGAGCGATCAATTCGTTCAAACGGTTCAAACCCCAGGACCAGACTGTATCATACCAAATATCCGCAATAATACTTATCTCGGGGGTATGTGATTGCTTGTTAGCAGTATTAGCTCTGTTTTCTCCGTAGCGAGGTAGAGGTTGTGTGATtcgagccatgcttgcgtccgCGTCATGACCTGGTTCAGCTTTCTTTGCGCTTCTTCTGTATCCCTTGCTGTCATTATTGCCGCAATGTTATCCGCGTAGCCATTTATATACGATTCATTAGGCATTGTTTTAATAAAGCGTTGTGGCTAATGTTCCACTAGTTTGGGCCTAGAATGGAACCTTGTGCTGCGTTTTCATTAGTTTCCTAGTTTCTTGTTGCTAAGGTAGCTTCGCGCCACAGCTCTGAGGTAGTCGGATATCTTATATCTTTTTTCGAGAGAGTCGATCATATCCACTCAGAAGTGCTGCCGGGCGTTCTGCGTCGATTATTTTGAGGATTTTTGCCTGTCCTGTCCGGGCCGGGTGATTTGTTAGCCATGAGCTTTTCAAGGAAAACTGGGGGATTTGCGGAGATCTTAAATTATGTTCGGAATCTCTAGCCtgttctgtgtgtgtgtgtatggggaATAGTGTGTTTATGATGTGATCCATTTTGGCAGCGGTAAGTCAGGTGGATTTGCTCGAGTGCCGAGTTTCATCATCACTATTTTCTGTTTATATCCTCGCATAGTTcctcccattttttctttttgctgtcgGCGATGGGGTGTTCCAACTTCTTTTTTCCTTTTGCCTCTCCTCTGCGGCTGAGTTAGGCGATATTTTCAGTGCACCAGTAAATTGCCGCTTTATATATGGTGGCAAGCCTTGGGCATTCATTTTTGACATGCTCTTGTTATATTGATTTTCTATTGCGGAGATCAATTTCGAAGTATTTAGTTTGGAAAAGTTCCGCTTTCGTGTTCCAGCGTTTTTTCTGTACAGGTTAGCGTTTGCTCCGGTATCGATTGCGAAGGAAATGTACTGATGATCGCTACCAGTGTAATCTTCCTGGACTTTCCATTTATTTCTTGAGCCTGCCATGCATTGTGATGATAGGGTAGTATCTGGTGTAGTTTCTTCGCATACCGGCCTTCTAAGCACTATTAGAAAAAGACACGCAGAATAAAGATGAAGTTTATTGGTACATAGCGAAATATCACAAAAATGAAACTGGATATGGAGGAATTAATGGGAATTATGAAGgactaaaaactttaatttgctACAAGAATCTAAAGAAGTTaatacaaaacaagaaaaaaccttaacttcgTCTCCactgaagctaatatacccttcacaggtgtatttctttcagtaactatgtgttcagtttctatggaagctatagtaatctgatctgaatatttttttcggagattatgttgtTACCTTGGtatcgtgaagataccacgtcaaatgcgaacgtttttcatataagaacttgattccgatcgttctgtttgtatggcagctatatgtcatagttgtccgatattggCAGttgcgacaaatgagcagcttcttgaagagaaaatttcgtttacaaaatttcaaaacgatatcttaagaactgtgggactagttcgtatatacacagacagacagacggacggacggatagacGGACAGACGTACATAGCTAAATCGAGTCAGTTcatcatactgatcatttatatatatacttcataGGATCTCCGATGCttttttctgggtgttacaaacttcgtgacaaacttaaacTACCCTGTTCAGcgtatgaatatataaataactgtaaaatatgtaataagGCGAAATACGACTGAAAACCTATTAAGCAAAAGTACAAGCTAACCGAAACACCGATGGATATTAACCAAATAATACATATCGATGTTTGTACcaacaaaaaacatagttttatcACTTtcattgataaatttttaaaatatgcaatGGCCTTAGAAGATAGAAACAGTCTTACAATAGTagaaaaaattagatttaatcTCTCTCTCAGAGGTAAACCAACAAAAGTTATGACACTCAATGAATTTAAATCAGTAAACATAAAAGAACTCTTAAGACATGAATGCATTGACGTTCATTTTAGAATACTCTGATGTAGAAAGGCTACACAGTactatttctgaaaaatttagaaCACTGGAGGCTATGAAATCACCACAATCTAGATAGAGGATAATAAAAAACgtacaataataatattgaacGAACAGcgagaaattttttcataatacgGAACAGCACGGGTACGTGAAGAACTAACTAAGGCTCTTAGGCATAAATACGAACCAAGATATCGCAAACTAAATTTACAAAACATACACTCTTTCAATATTAGAAGAAAAAAGGAATGTTCAGGTGAAATTGATCCTAAGATCTTTGATAATATTACTGGCACTGACACCAGTGCAACCTCATctcataattgaaaaaattgaaacttATCTTGGATACATGGAAGTATGGATCGAATGCGTCCACCTCGCAGAAAAATACGACTCTATAGcagatataataaatatagagGTAATATTAGGTATAATAAACACAATTCACAATAATATAGAACGTGGTGGCCTACAggaaaaatcacaaattttggaaatgcaacttaacaatataaaaagtaaagctTTGGCTTTAATACTACATCGACAGCAAAGAGgcctaattaatatttttggaacagctcaaaaatgaatacaaataaccataatgcaattaaaaatctaaatagTCAAATAAGCattaatgcattttttaataaaacattctCTAAACTCAAGTCTGTCTTAGAGCGACCgtaatttaataaattcgaaattaaatagTATAAATAACGTTAATAACGTTAACAGTGTGACATAATATATATACTGACTTCAcactaaaactaaaaattatacaaGACAATATCGAACACATTCAAGAAAGCATAgctgtaaatgaaaattaaaaactaatgcTTGAAGACAGTGTAATAAGTAACTTAAAAAATACGGTATTAATAGATGAAATAAGCTATGTATGTAAGAAAAACGCATTATATATACGGCTCCAAATTACTTTAATTCTCATCGCTATTGTATTAATAACTGTAttaaaaaaagagcaaaaataacaatgttaaaataatcAACATTATCACTCGGGAGAGTTCCCAATTAAAGGGAGGAGGACTTATGTTGCCGTCGTTGCCAACCAAATCGCTGCCGACGTCGACCTACAAATCCCAATTTACACCTTGACTGgtctacatatatttaactaaaGCATGTTTAAACACATGCCAAGTAACTTCAAATACGGTGTTCATGttacaaaaattgcaacaattctctagattattatttttattcatatgggaattttgaatttcaataaattaatatgccaaaagaacaaaatttgtgaaagaacacttagtctaaaaaaaataatttttaataaacaaaattccgCATAAATTTGGACACTAAAGTGACAAGTTGTTTTTCAATGCCATACCTCGTTAGCGACAAGATCTCTGCCCTCTTCTATGGATACCGATCATTAACGACCTGCTTAAAAAACTCGAGGATTGTCGCTGGCGTGTCATTGCCTATGCAAACGATGTggcacttatggtcaaaggaaagttctTTAGTACCGTGTattaaaatcattataattaaaattctatCTTAATTTTTAGCGATTTGACTGGTGGTTAATGTAGCTTTAATACGGTCCCggcaactttttaaaaattttttaaccacAAATATCCAAATTTATTGTGATATACTAAGTCGCTTTGACTTCGCTTACGACTTTCATTGGCGCTGCAAAAGATTTAGTCGGTTTACAAGAGAGTAAATTcttatggaaaaattttgttttttttatattaccagaacaacaaacaaattatcgcACAATGGCGAGTGCTAAATGTGTTTGCggtttcacaaatatttttcttgataaaGAATCACAACACGATTTAAGCTTCTTAAAGCGTACCAATtcgatattatattttagtatttcagtAAGTGTAAGTGAGTTGGTCTGCAAGCCCGATTTATTGTGgaggaaataaaaaacaataacagctaattaataaatatgaacaaaCTGAAAGTACGCAATTTGTGTGTAATACTCGCCTATATACTAAGTCAACTGATcataaacaacaaatttctgTTGGCGCACAATACCGAAATGAAGTTAATCAAAACTACTGTCGAACCAGTCTCCACTTGGGCCGCCGATTGCTTTAAGGATGAGAAGACTACTTGTAAGTGCTATAGAAATGGCGATTTATATTGCAGAATTGGCGAAGGACTCGATGATATTTACATCAGTTTTTATTCAGACTTGCGGAATCTGCTTGTAAGTTGTACGatgaacacaaaaacaaatatggaTTATCTACTCCAGCGCAAGTTTCAGTCAATTTTACCTAATACTCATTATTTCTTAGTGAAAAATTGCAAGAATTTTACACACGAACTCTATATAAATGGCAAAGTGcgggaaattttaataaaaatgcgtaAGCTGAATAAAGTAATACTAGTCTTTAACACTGACCTTGCTccgaaaccaaaattaaaaattggttaTCTGCTTCACCTACAActgatttttaaatcaaatcgtAATGAAATCCGAGAAGCAGATATTATAAGCATACCAAATGACCTACTTTATAAGCAGAATCAACTGGAAACACTTACGCTTAACGTACAAGGTCTAAAAGACCAGTACATATCGCTGCAAAACTTGACGCGAGCTTACTTTAATAACTTCACTGCGCTGAGGCAACTTGACTTAGCCGGAAATAATATGAGAAGGTTGGCCACAAGCATCTTTGCAACGCTAACGCAATTGAGTGGTCTGAATTTGAGCCGTAATGAAATCCGGGAATTGCCCGAAAGTCTATTTGCATATCAGCGTCAACTTATCATACTGGATCTGAGTCACAATTTAATGGAATATTTAACGCCACACAATTTCGATCACACTCCTCGGCTATGGCAGTTGATACTTGGTGGCAATCAACTGCACGACACCACAAGTCTTATAGAAAATCTGAAATCACTGAATTGTCTACATAGGTTAGACGTAAGCCAGAACCAACTGAAAACTATACGTAGCACCGAGACTTCCGTTAATAGAGCACCAAGATTACTTACAAATTTTCGATACAACTATGAGTGCATGAGTTTGGCTTTAGCCGACGGTCTTAATTATATTACCAAGTTGCAACCAGAAATTTACGAAGGTGGCAAGATTAGCTCAACAGTAATCAATTTAAGTGGTAACCGTTTGCGCGAATTCACTTTAGATTGGCTTGTAGCAGCGAACACTCCATGCCCTTTTGAAATAAACCTAGAGCACAATctgattgaaaacatttttgctttaCAAAATTCCAACGGTTCGAGTGCCGATTGCGCACCCGAAATCAAAATGACTGGTAATCCGATCGTGTGCGATTGTAAATTTGCTTGGATTTAACCAAACCAAACTAGTAAAAGATCTCGCGCAACTGGAACGTAATGAACTGTGTGCTTGGGAACCAGTAATGTGCCCGAGCGAATGCAATTGTTACACACAATTTGAATTTCTGCACATCAATTGCAAGGGTGCGCAACATATCGAACAGCTCCCACGCCCCGAGCAAGTTGGGCTCAAGAGTTCGGTACTCGATATTAGCAATAACAATTTCATTGCATTGCCGCTAAACACCACCTTCGGCTATGGTAACGTTTCGCAACTCAACGCGTCGTACAATAAAATCACGAGCATAAATATCAGTCAACTTCCAACCAATTTGACGGGTTTGGATCTACGAAATAATCGCTTAATATCTTTAAATGATGAGTTTTTGCGTACATATCTCAATGAGAGCACAAAACTACAATTTCTCTATCTAAGTGAAAATCCTTGGATTTGCGACTGTTCCACGCTACAACTGCTGTACACCATACGTACACATCGGACACGCATACCAGATGCCGATCAGTTACTCTGTGTTAATCAGCCGAACGATACACTCCTAATGGCAAATGTGAGAGAATTGTGTCCAACTCCTGTTGCTGTTGAATATAATCAGTATTTGATTGCAACTGTGATTAGTGTATTGTTAAccgttgttatttttctttgcattatcgcactcttctataaatataaattagaagtGGAAGTCTGGTTATATAGCCACAACATATTGAGATGTTGCATTCGCGAATGTGAGCTAGATAAGCATAAAACATTCGATGCGTTTATTTCATATGCACACCAGGATGCTGACTTCGTCAACCATACATTGCTGCCGCGACTCGAACAGTGCAAACCACCATTTCGTGTATGCACGCACGAACGCAATTGGCTGGCTGGCGCTTATATACCTGAACAAATCATCGAATCGGTGGAACAGTCGCGTCGGACGATCATTGTGCTCTCGCAGCACTTCATCGAGTCGGATTGGGCGCGCATGGAGTTTCGCACAGCGCATCAGTGCTCGTTGAACGAAGGTCGTGCGCGCATAATAATGATTAAATATGGAGAAATATCGAACAGTGAGTTATTGGACAGAGAACTAAAGGCATATTTGGATATGAATACATATCTGGATTGGCAAGACGTCAGATTTTGGGACAAATTACGCTACGCCATGCCACATAAAGTGGGTGTAGAGAGGAATTCCGATATGCTAAAAACTAGCGGCAGAATGTATGTTATGGGACAAGTTGAGATGAATCGTTTGGCTGACGACattgtttaaatttatcacGTTTGGTTTGTGGTCAAGCAGTTGGTTGCAGAATGGTAAGATTTTTCACAAATtcgtttacatatatttattaaaatacaaatatattgcaTTTAATTGCAGTTTCTTAGTGAAATCTTCCGATTCTTCTGTGGCACAAAGTTATTCAAAATCTTGCTACTAAGAGAAAGATGGAGTTAATCTTGGCCAACATGCTTACCGGGCAGTGGTGATCTCACAAACTcttcaattccattttattatattttaagtaactatttaataaatgatcctgtatatttaattaaataacacACAATGATATCTGTGTATATATTTCTGCAAAACGTATTTACCTAAATACTTTAACTAGAAAGAAAGCGTAAGTTCGAGTGCAATGGGATATTTTATGAAT belongs to Bactrocera dorsalis isolate Fly_Bdor chromosome 1, ASM2337382v1, whole genome shotgun sequence and includes:
- the LOC125779106 gene encoding carboxypeptidase N subunit 2-like, producing MKLIKTTVEPVSTWAADCFKDEKTTLKNCKNFTHELYINGKVREILIKMRKLNKVILVFNTDLAPKPKLKIGYLLHLQLIFKSNRNEIREADIISIPNDLLYKQNQLETLTLNVQGLKDQYISLQNLTRAYFNNFTALRQLDLAGNNMRRLATSIFATLTQLSGLNLSRNEIRELPESLFAYQRQLIILDLSHNLMEYLTPHNFDHTPRLWQLILGGNQLHDTTSLIENLKSLNCLHRLDVSQNQLKTIRSTETSVNRAPRLLTNFRYNYECMSLALADGLNYITKLQPEIYEGGKISSTVINLSGNRLREFTLDWLVAANTPCPFEINLEHNLIENIFALQNSNGSSADCAPEIKMTGNPIVCDCKFAWI
- the LOC125778733 gene encoding protein toll-like is translated as MCPSECNCYTQFEFLHINCKGAQHIEQLPRPEQVGLKSSVLDISNNNFIALPLNTTFGYGNVSQLNASYNKITSINISQLPTNLTGLDLRNNRLISLNDEFLRTYLNESTKLQFLYLSENPWICDCSTLQLLYTIRTHRTRIPDADQLLCVNQPNDTLLMANVRELCPTPVAVEYNQYLIATVISVLLTVVIFLCIIALFYKYKLEVEVWLYSHNILRCCIRECELDKHKTFDAFISYAHQDADFVNHTLLPRLEQCKPPFRVCTHERNWLAGAYIPEQIIESVEQSRRTIIVLSQHFIESDWARMEFRTAHQCSLNEGRARIIMIKYGEISNSELLDRELKAYLDMNTYLDWQDVRFWDKLRYAMPHKVGVERNSDMLKTSGRMYVMGQVEMNRLADDIV